From one Nilaparvata lugens isolate BPH chromosome 2, ASM1435652v1, whole genome shotgun sequence genomic stretch:
- the LOC111043523 gene encoding nucleoprotein TPR-like — MRLAVVFELLLILLIIAFAASNVIRDPSALNRARLLKKVEKNVKRTKQETSTSPTKYCNCSSSMCNCCRDFNIPVVSAKGPGCATISFLKDNEFGISMKYGDRVLRNITITGEKPQPVCMRLPGGVSKFCGRVYNIEKQGEQFKACLGLELRALENLEAALRVSCFRFGPGGLKVEAAEPFPPVVKQKGDKNEEEEEEDDDEYADDDDDDDDDDFGLSDDDDDDDDSEDAADNDVDSADYTGFSALSSEFLEGFFGSDSSKKKRKKPQVKEKPFSHSSMHSIMTHKQESMQSQPMQPVAQTMSQRPNKVKPTRVAPAVNPANPPVVATVPKVPAVKPTAAPLRNRVKVKVTVPSTTPTTTTERVTPSSIEPVVFIETTTPQPIIETTENTREEDGNMGMITSTMVSITSMQQLEEEEEDEEEEEEENEKIGGGGGGGLSTTTEMGTTEHTTETYTERDVSMSDRVDELKMENDKELLVSAAKIKDEDDEEEEEDDDDDDDVASVVDVTTLLDDDEDADHFGTNVDGKQPNKKKEEDILSGILDDDDDDEEEEEEESAKKKDQRTISLGEPVSFVRQEPETTVRVVEQPTTTAALQQTSTTREEEKVTRPPLAGMRLFVIDPKHPSNPKVENARSSRAHRRMRLPPLGMESQFS, encoded by the exons ATGCGGCTTGCCGTCGTGTTCGAATTGCTTCTCATACTTCTCATCATAGCGTTTGCTGCTAGCAACGTTATTAGAG ATCCGAGTGCATTGAACAGAGCGAGACTCTTGAAGAAGGTTGAGAAAAATGTGAAACGAACAAAACAGGAAACTTCAACTTCACCGACCAAGTACTGCAATTGCTCCTCATCCATGTGCAACTGCTGCAGAGACTTCAACATACCGGTCGTTTCTGCCAAAGGCCCAG GATGTGCTACAATTTCATTCTTGAAAGACAACGAATTTGGAATTTCGATGAAATATGGAGACCGAGTTTTGAGAAACATCACAATCACAG GTGAGAAGCCACAGCCAGTCTGCATGCGTCTGCCTGGAGGTGTCTCCAAGTTCTGCGGTCGTGTGTACAACATCGAGAAACAGGGCGAGCAGTTCAAAGCCTGCTTGGGCTTGGAGCTGAGAGCGCTGGAGAACCTGGAGGCTGCTCTTCGAGTGTCCTGCTTCCGTTTCGGTCCAGGGGGACTGAAGGTGGAGGCGGCGGAGCCATTCCCGCCTGTTGTCAAGCAGAAAGGTGACAAAaacgaggaggaagaggaagaagacgatGATGAGTATGCGGATGATGACGAtgacgacgatgatgatgacTTCGGCCTTTCTgacgatgacgatgatgatgacgatTCAGAAGATGCCGCCGATAATGATGTGGACTCAGCTGACTACACCGGGTTCAGTGCGTTGAGCAGTGAGTTCTTAGAGGGCTTCTTCGGTTCAGATTCCtccaagaagaagaggaagaagccACAGGTGAAAGAGAAGCCATTCTCGCATTCATCGATGCACTCAATCATGACTCATAAGCAAGAGAGTATGCAGTCACAACCGATGCAGCCCGTAGCCCAGACAATGTCACAGCGTCCCAACAAGGTCAAACCCACGCGGGTAGCTCCTGCGGTAAATCCTGCAAACCCTCCCGTTGTGGCAACAGTACCCAAAGTGCCTGCGGTTAAACCAACAGCAGCTCCACTACGCAACCGAGTCAAGGTCAAGGTGACTGTCCCCTCCACTACCCCCACAACCACCACTGAACGAGTCACCCCTTCTTCCATCGAGCCTGTAGTTTTCATCGAAACGACCACGCCCCAGCCAATTATTGAAACTACTGAGAACACCCGAGAGGAGGATGGAAACATGGGAATGATAACTTCAACAATGGTCTCGATCACCTCAATGCAACagttggaagaggaggaggaggacgaagaggaagaggaagaagagaatgagaaaatTGGCGGAGGTGGCGGTGGTGGACTCTCAACAACAACCGAAATGGGAACAACAGAGCACACAACTGAAACTTACACTGAGCGTGATGTATCAATGTCAGATAGGGTTGACGAATTGAAAATGGAGAACGACAAAGAGCTGTTGGTGTCAGCAGCCAAAATAAAGGAtgaagatgatgaggaggaggaagaagatgacgatgatgatgacgatgtcGCTTCAGTGGTGGATGTGACAACTCTgttagatgatgatgaagacgCCGATCATTTCGGAACGAACGTGGATGGGAAGCAGccgaataagaagaaggaggaggacatTTTGAGTGGAATCTTGGACGATGACGacgatgatgaggaggaggaagaagaggaaagcGCCAAGAAGAAGGATCAGAGGACAATTTCTCTGGGTGAACCAGTTTCGTTTGTGAGACAGGAGCCGGAGACCACAGTGAGGGTGGTGGAGCAGCCCACTACAACAGCAGCCCTCCAGCAGACCTCAACCACCAGGGAAGAAGAGAAGGTCACAAGGCCTCCGCTGGCAGGCATGAGGCTGTTCGTCATAGACCCCAAACATCCCTCTAATCCAAAGGTGGAGAACGCGAGGAGCTCACGCGCACACAGGCGCATGCGCCTGCCACCCCTTGGCATGGAGTCGCAGTTCTCGTGA